A genomic segment from Glycine soja cultivar W05 chromosome 20, ASM419377v2, whole genome shotgun sequence encodes:
- the LOC114403482 gene encoding CDP-diacylglycerol--serine O-phosphatidyltransferase 1 isoform X1: protein MESNGHVRVKRNDIIKENGHSHLSNNDDEHDPWTAWAYKPRTITLLLIGACFLIWASGALDPERDASGDLVTSVKRGVWAMIAVFLAYCLLQAPSTVLIRPHPAIWRLVHGMAVVYLVALTFLLFQKRDDARQFMKFLHPDLGVELPERSYGADCRIYLPENPASRFKNVYETLFDEFVLAHVIGWWGKAILIRNQPLLWVLSIGFELVEYTFRHMLPNFNECWWDSIILDILICNWFGIWAGMHTVRYFDGKTYKWVGLSQQPNIIGKVKRTLGQFTPAQWDKDEWHPLLGPWRFIQVLSLCIVFLTVELNTFFLKFCLWIPPRNSVVIYRLILWWLLAIPTIREYNSYLQDRKPVKKVGAYCWLSLAICIVELLICIKFGHGLYPKSMPIWLVIFWSGVGVTIFTFLLLWSWQLHRTLGNKKRR, encoded by the exons ATGGAGTCCAACGGTCATGTTAGAGTAAAgagaaatgatattattaaagaaaATGGTCATTCCCATTTGTCAAATAATGATGATGAACATGATCCATGGACTGCATGGGCATACAAGCCTCGCACCATCACATTGTTACTTATTGGCGCTTGCTTTCTTAT TTGGGCAAGTGGAGCACTTGATCCAGAAAGAGATGCATCTGGGGATCTAGTTACTTCTGTTAAAAG GGGTGTATGGGCAATGATTGCTGTTTTTCTTGCTTATTGCCTGCTGCAAGCTCCTTCTAC GGTTCTTATTAGGCCACATCCTGCAATTTGGCGCTTGGTTCATGGCATGGCTGTTGTATACCTAGTTGCCCTCACATTTTTGCTTTTTCAG AAGCGTGATGACGCTCGACAGTTTATGAAGTTTCTTCATCCTGATCTTGGTGTTG AACTTCCAGAGAGATCTTATGGCGCTGACTGTCGTATATATCTGCCTGAAAACCCTGCAAGCAGGTTTAAGAATGTTTAT GAGACACTTTTTGATGAATTTGTTTTAGCTCATGTTATTGGATGGTGGGGGAAGGCAATATTGATTCGTAATCAGCCCCTTCTTTGGGTGTTATCAATTGGTTTTGAGTTGGTGGAG TATACTTTTCGTCACATGTTGCCAAATTTCAATGAGTGCTGGTGGGACAGTATTATTCTTGACATTTTGATCTGCAATTGGTTTG GAATTTGGGCAGGAATGCATACTGTTAGATATTTTGATGGGAAAACATACAAATGGGTTGGTCTAAGCCAGCAGCCTAATATAATAGGAAAA GTGAAACGAACATTAGGCCAATTCACACCAGCTCAGTGGGACAAAGACGAGTGGCATCCATTGCTTGGTCCTTGGCGTTTCATTCAAGTTCTTAGTCTTTGCATTGTATTTTTGACAGTAGAGCTCAACACATTCTTTTTGAAGTTTTGTCTCTGGATACCTCCTCGAAATTCGGTTGTTATATATAGGTTGATTTTGTGGTGGCTACTTGCGATTCCAACAATTCGTGAGTACAACTCATACCTTCAAGACAG AAAGCCAGTGAAAAAGGTCGGAGCATATTGTTGGCTCTCTCTTGCCATTTGCATTGTGGAACTTCTGATTTGCATTAAGTTTGGACACG GCTTGTATCCAAAATCAATGCCTATATGGCTGGTAATATTCTGGTCAGGTGTTGGAGTGACCATTTTTACATTTTTGCTTTTGTGGTCTTGGCAACTCCATCGCACTTTAGGGAACAAAAAGAGACGATAA
- the LOC114403482 gene encoding CDP-diacylglycerol--serine O-phosphatidyltransferase 1 isoform X2, which yields MIAVFLAYCLLQAPSTVLIRPHPAIWRLVHGMAVVYLVALTFLLFQKRDDARQFMKFLHPDLGVELPERSYGADCRIYLPENPASRFKNVYETLFDEFVLAHVIGWWGKAILIRNQPLLWVLSIGFELVEYTFRHMLPNFNECWWDSIILDILICNWFGIWAGMHTVRYFDGKTYKWVGLSQQPNIIGKVKRTLGQFTPAQWDKDEWHPLLGPWRFIQVLSLCIVFLTVELNTFFLKFCLWIPPRNSVVIYRLILWWLLAIPTIREYNSYLQDRKPVKKVGAYCWLSLAICIVELLICIKFGHGLYPKSMPIWLVIFWSGVGVTIFTFLLLWSWQLHRTLGNKKRR from the exons ATGATTGCTGTTTTTCTTGCTTATTGCCTGCTGCAAGCTCCTTCTAC GGTTCTTATTAGGCCACATCCTGCAATTTGGCGCTTGGTTCATGGCATGGCTGTTGTATACCTAGTTGCCCTCACATTTTTGCTTTTTCAG AAGCGTGATGACGCTCGACAGTTTATGAAGTTTCTTCATCCTGATCTTGGTGTTG AACTTCCAGAGAGATCTTATGGCGCTGACTGTCGTATATATCTGCCTGAAAACCCTGCAAGCAGGTTTAAGAATGTTTAT GAGACACTTTTTGATGAATTTGTTTTAGCTCATGTTATTGGATGGTGGGGGAAGGCAATATTGATTCGTAATCAGCCCCTTCTTTGGGTGTTATCAATTGGTTTTGAGTTGGTGGAG TATACTTTTCGTCACATGTTGCCAAATTTCAATGAGTGCTGGTGGGACAGTATTATTCTTGACATTTTGATCTGCAATTGGTTTG GAATTTGGGCAGGAATGCATACTGTTAGATATTTTGATGGGAAAACATACAAATGGGTTGGTCTAAGCCAGCAGCCTAATATAATAGGAAAA GTGAAACGAACATTAGGCCAATTCACACCAGCTCAGTGGGACAAAGACGAGTGGCATCCATTGCTTGGTCCTTGGCGTTTCATTCAAGTTCTTAGTCTTTGCATTGTATTTTTGACAGTAGAGCTCAACACATTCTTTTTGAAGTTTTGTCTCTGGATACCTCCTCGAAATTCGGTTGTTATATATAGGTTGATTTTGTGGTGGCTACTTGCGATTCCAACAATTCGTGAGTACAACTCATACCTTCAAGACAG AAAGCCAGTGAAAAAGGTCGGAGCATATTGTTGGCTCTCTCTTGCCATTTGCATTGTGGAACTTCTGATTTGCATTAAGTTTGGACACG GCTTGTATCCAAAATCAATGCCTATATGGCTGGTAATATTCTGGTCAGGTGTTGGAGTGACCATTTTTACATTTTTGCTTTTGTGGTCTTGGCAACTCCATCGCACTTTAGGGAACAAAAAGAGACGATAA